The DNA sequence CACTATTTCATATTGTTTTATATGAATATCAATTCCTGCAACTTTAAAATATCATCAATTTACCTAGtaaaaagataacaaaaatacCTTAGTGACTGAATTGAAATATgacagtaaaaaaaattaaaaatccgGAGGAATCATAGAGACAATAGCAATCTAGAAAAGTAACAGAAGATGGTTAATTCATgctttttgtaaaatattttagattttagattTAATCATATAAGTGATTTCCctctacttttcttttttaaataaaactattattttaaatatttatatggatgagaggaaaaaataaaaagaaaaatcaacacGTTCCTAGGTCAAAGAACTGTGACAACTGTAACTGTGTAAGTAAGAATGTGCTGAGTAATGGAAATTGAGTTTTAACAACGTGGATCAGTGTCCCACCATGTTTTCTTCGTTCCTAGTGTATGCACAAAGTCAAACCCCAACTTTTAATACTATTTCCAAAGCCTGCATGAGTTAGACCATGGAAAAAGTAACCAATGAACACAACCTTAAAAGAAAGTCAAAGGTGTAAATCATAAATGCTACAATAAACTCTAATGTCAATTTGTATGTATGTGCATATGACTTACTAATTTCATTCAACCCAACTCTTTTTTCCTATCTATTCctttaatttgaaattagaaaatgTTTAAGGGTTTTCTCCCAATGTAATCTTCTTAATTAATGTAGTAATAGTAGTTAAGAAAAGTTCTTACAAGtaaatttggtttaaaagaACTACAATAACAAAGTCATTGAAATACCGATTCagaataatttacaaaattaaaaattaaccgtTAGAATCGCTCTTAGAATAAGGTCTATTGAAAGCTTTTGTCTCTCATGGTTTTTTGAAAATACGTTTACTTGTTcctaatgtttatttttttttttttataaaaaatagaagtttAACTAAtgtttgataaataatattaatctaTGAGAAGcagtcaaatatatatatatatatatatatatatatatatatatatatatatatatatatatatatatatttctaaaataagcTTCTAtcattttctattataaaatgtacttttatcattttaattttttcaatgattaataatatttttttttaaaactatcaaataatatttgtcaAAGAAGGTATATCCTGGAATCAAGAATAATTTTGTTACTTAATTccattcatacaaaaatttaatacatcTTGAACTTAGGTTAGAAtacttcaataaaataataaagtgttCAAAGTGATTTAAAGATTAATATTGAtacagaaaaatattaaaaattataaataagtaaatatattaaaatacaagCTGTGCTGTGTATTTACAAtcacatttatattttcataagaTTGAGGTTagattgtttttgaaatgtTTACACTCTAGTGTAGTTTATGCATAATAGGTACTTTGTGACATACAAGAGAGATATATCTCATCATCgtaaataatacatttaaaaatattaggaaGAACATAAGTTAGGGATATGGTGAGTAAGATaaaattcttattcttatttgaAGGAATTTAAAACTAAGAAAAGAAGTGTAATTATCAAGTTAAAGATAAACTTGATAAAACATCAATGTAGATTTTATCCAAAGTTAATTAAGATATCttcaactttttctttcttttttttaaccgAAGATATCTTTCTTTCCAAAAATTCATCAATGGCTAATTTATAGTATTTTCtctctaatttttttgttttgtttacgGTTGACATCAATGTTTCGATCCCAAATTTATCAAGTGATATCGTTAGGGTCAACTAACATGCATCCGAtgtattgttcactttaaaggTTATATTCGTCGtctttttgttcttaaaagaagTTTCGGAGATGAAAGgagaaaagaatatttaaattaccTTATATTACACTCCTAAACAATGTGAAACTATTGTTGCTGGAGAAACATAACAtgtatacaaataaatttttctatgaaagaaatgatacataatatatatatatatatatatatatatatatatatatatatatatatatatatatatatatatatatatatatatatatatatatatatatatatatatatatatatataaagagtaTACAGTGTACAAGTTAACCTTGTAAAGCTGGTTCGATATCTATAAGTACCGTAATGTTTAATATATAGAAATATGTTCAAaccaaatttgattatttatactAATAATCTATATCATCATCGTTTATGTATgctattaatttatattattagtaaAGGTAATTCCCCCTTTtggtatacatttttttaaactttttttttctaaatacaaataattattcaaaaaaaaaacttatctataaaaaaaactatttattttgtttttattttttttgtttaatggGACATTAAACCTTGAGTCAAATGGAGAGAAGACATAACGCAAAACCGCCAATAAAACGGCTGTAAATTTCCTTTTCTTAAATGCTTTAGGAGGTAGGACAACGTTAACATAAAAGCTTACTTGGTTGCTTGCAACTTGAACCTGAACCTAGTCTTTCTTGAGTTGCTCAAGTTGACGTTGGTGTTGGTGCAACCGTTGAGTTGAGCCCCATCCCAGAGTAATTGGAAAAGTCAGAAGCTGGCACATTTTTCCGTGTTTGACTTTCCCCAATTTGAACGCTATAAATATCCACCACCTCCTCTCTCTCATCttcaacaacacaacacaaaaccATTCATTCATTCAGATTCAATCGGAAATGGACGAAATCGACGTGCCTCCCTTCTTCCTCTGCCCCATCTCCCTCGAACTCATGAAGGACCCCGTAACAGTCTCCACCGGAATCACCTACGACCGCCACAGCATCGAGAAATGGCTCTTCGCCTCCAACAACGACACGTGTCCCGTCACCAAGCAGCCTCTCCTCCCAGACCTCACTCCCAACCACACCCTCCGCCGTCTAATCCAGGCCTGGTGCACCGTCAACGCCTCCCACGGCATCCAACGAATCCCAACGCCCAAGCCCCCCGTCGACAAAACCATCATCCAAAACCTCCTCAAAGACGCTTCCGGCTCCCCCAACCTCCAGCTCCAGTGCCTCCGCACCCTCAAATCCATCGCTTCCGAGTCCCAAACCAACAAACGCTCCATCGAATCCGCAGGCGCGGTTAAATTCCTAGCTTCGGTTATAACCAACACTGTAAACTCCTGTTTAGACGATGACGTGGAGCTGGAGTTGAAAGCAAGCGTCGCGGATGAAGCATTGAGCTTGTTACACAACCTTCACTTATCCCAACCGGGTTTGAAGACTCTACTCAGTCACCCCGAGTTTGTAAACTCGCTAACCAAGGTTATGCAGAGAGGTATCTACGAGTCACGCGCTTACGCTGTTTTTCTACTGAAGTCGTTGTCAGAAGTGGCGGAACCTGTGCAGTTGAACAACCTGAAACCGGAACTGTTTGTCGAACTGGTTCAAGTCCTGAAGGACCAGATTTCGCAGAAGGGTTCCAAGGCCACGCTTCAGACGCTGATTCAGGTGTGTCCGTGGGGGAGGAACAGGGTGAAAGCGGTGGAGGCCGGGGCGGTGCCGGTCATCGTGGAGCTTCTTCTTGAATACAGGGAGAGGAAGCCCTGCGAGATGATGCTGGTTGTGTTGGAGATTCTGTGTCAGAGCGCGGACGGGCGCGCGGAGTTGCTGGCGCACGCGGCGGGGGTGGCGATCGTGGCCAAGAAGATTCTGAGGGTGTCGACGATGGCCAACGACAGGGCGGCGAAGATTCTGTTGGCCGTGTGTAGATTCTCGGCGACGCCCGGCGTGTTGCAGGACATGGTGCAGCTAGGGGTGGTTGCGAAGCTCTGCTTGGTGCTGCAGGTTGATAGTGGGAACAAGGCGAAGGAAAAAGCCAGGGAGATTCTCAAACTGCACGCTAAAGCATGGAAGAACTCACCTTGCATACCTGGGCACTTGCTTGCTTCGTATCCAACCAGTGCCTGAATTCAAGAAACGAATCATATACcaagtttcttttctttcaccGCTGATCAATCATATCATTCAAACAGTGTATCCATTGGTTTGAGATCAGAACAAGTCACACGACAAAGTTGTTTGATATCAGATCAAGTGAAAACCAGGCTCATGATTTATCCACCACAAACACAAGCCCCTTCAAGTCATTTCTGCATTATCTCATTTCAAAACGTGTTCAAAGACTGATCCTTTCTGCGATACCGGTGAAAGAAAACTGAAATGAAATCACAGTTTTGAGTTTTCCATTCCCTGCCTTCGGTCGATTCttgtttcttgattttggtGTCGTTTTTCGTTTTTTCGTGTACAGAATTGTTTGGAAACAAAGGATAGGTGTGGGCGTCAAATGTTGCCCGGAAgaaatttagaatttatttgaatttcatttaGTTGAAAATACTGAGACAGACTATTTCATCGTACTGATATATTTGTGATCTTCTTTTCCCTCCCTTTATCGTCCTCGGTTGTTTTTTAACATTTTGTGAGTATAGTTTTTTAACTTGGTTGTTTTAGAATTCTAAATTGGTATTTATGTatcttttttctcaaatatgtatactttttaaatagtattttaaagtatactgatgattttttttaaaggcCAATTAGCAATATAATTTAGGTTGAATTTAATTTGCaatgaaaataactattttataattttgttttatgaaacactaattaaaaatcgtattgattgttttatttataagactttattgtaatgttttatagtattaattatatcaattttagaGTAGAATGTTTATAATTCAAAGATAAACcttgtaaaagtaataaattagaAGAGATgagaatattaaaaagtaaggtaaggtaatttttcttaatgttaatttaaaataagctTATCACTATCAACTGAgttaatcataataaattaattaaatattatgaataagaACGACAAATTCGTATTATCTTATCAAGGTTGCATAAAAAGATCAAATGGAGGTTTATAGATTAATACAAACCAAAAAGTCTTattgactaaaaataaataaaaggttcttatttgaataatgaaaattgataatCATGACAGAGGACATTATTATACcttgcaataaaaaaaataaaagtttacttttgattttattgtaatttgcTACCTCTTTCTAATGCGATGGATGTGAATCCATTACAGATCATCAACGTGATTCCACCAAAAAATAAGCTCACAGTTccgttatttattttttccacgTTTTGGATGCAACTACTTTGAAAACCAAagacaaatatttgaataaggaagtgtttttcaaataattttttttatatattaaaatgtaaattttctattatttataatatatgtattacATTTTCTGATACCAAAAATACCAATTgctattaataaaattgaaaatataataatactttaaGGCAATCGAAGATGTCAATTAGAGTGTCTTTGGAGTCACAAATATAGCTTATGAGAGAGAAATTAATTGAGTATCATTACACCGATTTAAATACtataacacatttttatttttacatattaattacATTTCATAATTACATACAAATTAATAGTATGTTATTAAGTCATAAATGAGTATCGTTAATTTCATTACTAattcaaacaaatattaaaatttttaatcacTCTTCTTAAAAACTGATCCAAATGGGTTGGTGTATGtttagatataaaattaaaagtgttttaaaaAGTTTCATATCAATAAACTATACTTTTAATAAAGAAGTTTTCAAAAGCACTTTTACTTTAACTTATATCCGATAGAAGATTAAAGTAAACTCATTCATGATCCTCCCactgactttttttttatttatttttttcattgaagATGATCGGATCTTacttaaagataaataaattccTACCAGTGAGCTAAAGTATCCATCAAACACATATTTTTCAACtatgttaactatttttttttaattacacaaGGTTTATTCAAAGGCAATATAATGGATAATTCAGCAGATTCAAATTccggaaaaaaagaaaagtaaaacgaaggtAACATCTGAAATCACAAGAAACTGAAATTATTCCAAATATCGGTGACCATTGGataacatattaataaaaaccCTAGAGAGCCACAAAAAATTATTCGAATGATGCGACATACTAGTTGACTCTTCCATAAGTTAATACTTTACTTGTAACTTATTTCACACAATAACTATTCTTAAATTTTGCGAAAAgtctaacttatttttttaaagctttacatatattatcatgttttgAAGTTTTTGGAATGAAAAGTAACGTAAGTTtagaataataagaaaattaagtcacctatatatatatgcacatgGACCATGATCCTTTAATATGGTTTCTACCCTTAATTTGAAATGAAATCTTAccctagatttttttttccattttggtATGCGTGGAATACCTAGTTTCTGTATCGGAATGGGGAAAAAAAGTACACCCTAGAGGGAAAATAGAAAGTGTCAAAATCTGTGAATGGTAGTTGAACTTGAAGATGAAATCGTTGTATCTAGGGCACATATATTTTACTATATGTGAATGCCCTTTAATGGAGGACAGGTCCAACTTTATGGCTCCAACTACAAAAGTGAAAACAAAGTAGAATtcttaaacaaaataatgattCCTTTGATTGCGGTTTAAACTTGATGAATTAGTCATTCTCATTTGCCctatatatagatttttttatttgttgtatttgACCTCACAAAACACACACATGTAAGTGTAATTATGATGTCTGTGCAAGTGATGTATATAAATAGCTTAATTTATGCACTATAAagcaaaaaatacttttttttctaataataatggGAACGTGTCATTATTGGGAATGATTATAAGTTTGAGActtgtttagaaaaaaattgcaaaGATTTGTTCTGCTTGAAATTTTCACGGGATCTTGGTAATGTACAAAATTCTTGAATGAACGAAAAATTCAACACCTATAGAGCCCTTAGTTTAATTCTTCTTCTAAATGAATGTGTCTACATATTTTTCTTACACCTCATTTGAACTCacacttgaagaaaagaaatatacTCATGTCTAGGACGTAAATGCCAACAATCATGTTTTTAAGGTTTTAGTCTCGAAGATGGATATTGTGGAAGCTTTGATGTAAAAGTCCTTGTTATTTTATCGAAAAATTCGTTTTGGTTGAATTTGcgattgttaattttttgttgagTGTGGACCTTTATCCTTTCTTGTGTCTGTTGTTGTATTTTATTagcatcttcttcttttttcttttccttttctttttttttgtataaggGTTGGGGCAACCCTATTGTCcccttttttaattcatattttttattgctgataaaaaaaatataaattcctCAAAGTTGTAGATTTTGAGTGGCATAATATATAAAACGATACTTCTACGTACCAACAtacacttatatttttataaatatatagatagaaaaagaaaagaaagaatgagatgatactatatataagaaaacatatttgaaaatagCCAAACTTGGTTATTTGTTAATAAAGGTAATATTAGTGCTTAGAGaacaattcatataaaaatattatctattttatttatatttgttgttcTTGAAAAATCTTTTCCAACACAATGTTTTTTAGATACAAAAGGAATAAATATGTAATTGTCAAGGTGAATTTGAAAAAGTCTCCTACTTGATATGATGGATTCTTTTGGATACTAGatatatcatgtttttttagtgCATGGATTATGGGATGCTTAATATAAtttacaatttcaatttcaGTTATCGGTAGTTTAACTTGAAGTTCAATCAACCAAAAGGATTTAAACAAAGTAGCTTATTAGTTTAATTCTTATGTTTAATATCCAACTCCGAAGTTCAAGCCAACaacttcatttcaatttttaataattgtagAAGGTGAATTTTGTTGAACGTTTCTCGTACACATCGAAGAAATATAACAGCTTTCTTTGTTAAGGAAATGTTCAATTTTTCGTCGCATTTCacaattatatgtttatatcAAACATATCAAGAGCATTCTTAAAGTTGATCCACACAAATAAACTTTTTGAAAAGGTGAAATGTCTAACCAACAATGTCTAAGAAGCTTTGTTTATGTTCTGGAAGCTGAGAATTGCACATGGAAATTCACCAAAATTCACACTTCATTGAGATTTGCGAGTTGTTATAGACTTTACGCATATCCAATATGTTTATCACGTCTATGTAACTCGTATGCAGAATTCTTTAATGCATctatttaaacaataattttgtcAATTTAGATTTATAGAAGATATATTGTTCTATTAAATAAAAGCACTACCACGGGCTTAAAATTCAATCTACCGAGAGatcttaaattaaataaaggcttattatgttttggtatcttgatattaagattaatattattttggtctCACAAATTCAAACGATTATGATTTACTAATCCCCAAAATTACTATTTAGAGATTAAAGTGTTTAAAAAACGTTTTAGTTTCCCATTTAGggaccacttttttttttaatgttaataaataaaatatttttttaaaacttcagaaaccttatatataattaaactgATCTTTATATCATATGAATTAAAAGAAAGGGCCTTTGGGACTTtagaattgaaaaataaagtggatattttcaaaattataaccCTTTTGCTTTTCGATAGTCctaacgtaaaaaaaaaaacacttcaagaaaatttttaaataataattaattttaataataaaaatttattaatcactataataaccaatttagataccaatttataaaataaaaaattattaattattaaaatagtcattattgaaaaaagtaaaattgatcactaattaattagagactaatttatatattaattcttttggtAGCTAAAATCTGGATAActaatgtttagtgaccaatttatttGATAGTCAAGACCTTGGTAGTTAAattttagagatcaatttagagatcaattttaattttttatttataatagtaattattttagcaactaataatttttattttgtaaattggtatctaaattggtcactacaaTGACTAACAAATTTTATTCACTAAAACTAGTTGTTAATGgaggattttcttgtagtgatatgAATCAAAAGTTGCATTGTTCtcgttatttttttatcaataaaggATGGAATTAAATTAAAGAGAACACTTAAGGGGTGTTCTAACCTTTATACAAAACAATCATGAACAGAAGGATGCTATGGCTTAGTTTCACGTTCCAACAAACAGAATTTTTAGTCAGAACCGAACTTACACGTAACAACTTTGTAATTGACACTTAAGGGGTGTTCTCGTAATTGATCTAAATCATTTGAATGTTGGTGCTTCCAAATCATTAGTCTAAATTTTAGCCTACATTTTTTATGGTTTAACTcacaattatgtgttgttgccTAAAACAAAAGTTGTAGTATTAAAGATCTTGTATCGACTATTATAACCGTCAAACTATGGTTTAtacaatttgataaaatttatctcGTACAATGATTTCATtagattaaattagatttaatctttttaagaaaaaaactataACTATTGTACAATAGAGTAAATATCTATTATTAATGGTAAGATTAATTACAACATATTCCGAATCAGTAATTTTGTGGAGCATGTTGTAAAATTAACGTTCATACAGAAAGCAACAGCTTGCACACGGTAAGGCCACCCGGCGGCGCCACCACCACTTCTCCACGACCATTTTAGGGCATCAACAAAAGTTAGCACTCTCATAATCAAAAGGAATGAGATATGAGAAAGGATCAAACCCTAAAAACGGAAAAACGACGATTGTTGAAGAAAATCTACAGTGAAATGTCGCAAATATGGTCCATGGAAGAATGGATCTTATGAATcgtgtaaataaattattcattattttttttatcaaatcgAAGTCGATTGTGGGGCCCACTTTATTGGATCATGGGCTTTTCTGGGATCGTGTGATTTGCACACAGTTTAAGGTCGGTGTACCCTATGGTCAAAATATTCAAGCTTTGAATATTTCTTatatacaacaaaaataaaggaaaaaacatAGTGGTTAAGTGTGTGGTTCATGAATTTCCCAATGAACCATGTTATCTCACCACAAAAATATGTCCAATTTGCCAATTTGTGCTCATTTAATGATGAAAGTCaaattaaacacacacacacacacaaacatggaaaaaaaaatctatatttagGCATAATTTTTTGACCTAATTATGGGGAATGAGTGGCTCATGTTGAACTAGGTTAGGCCCAATCAGTTTATTCCGGTGATTTGGAGTTAATTGTGAACtgcattaattattatatatgccCTAGTGCTGACTTAGTACTTGTCAAAGTTGGTGATTCAATTCAACACAAGTTGTTGTTTAAACCCTAAAATGCTTTCGAGTAAAACCACGTTGGTCGACAACCAAGTTGTGAGTCAAAACTTAAAGTTCAAAACAGCAAAATTTTAAGGTTCAATTCAAGTGAATATACCTAATTAATTGGAGATACTTCTACCTAATGCAATtcattataaaacaaaattggaaCCCTAAAGGGATCGATGTAGTTTATAGAAAGCACTTTGAGATGGATGGTGAATTATGTGAGTTACGAGAATGTTAAAGTTCCTAAGGGattgttttctttattacaAATGTAGTAGCAACCATTGCaaagaataagagaaaaaaagtctATGGTAATGAATTATCAGGATCAAATCTTTTacttatcaataaataaaaattaaaattgatgtaaaatttaatgtaatttttttacaaaatactGTGTTGTTTGTGATTATTAAATAATgacaataatagaaaataattctACTTCATATATCAAATGCCATATTGACTTCACTTTATGAAAACTCTCATAAATAAGAGTATTtgtaagataatttaaatttataaaaaaaattcacttggttttatctttttatttatttaaaaaaaattaaaaggtggGCACAACAGtatcacttttttttctctttttgaacAGTATGACTCTGCCATGCAAGTTATGGAACATGAATTGTTTCTTCCGAGAAACTGTAACAGGAAGAAGAATTCAATTTTCTGACAACCAAATTGAAAACCACAAAACTGAACAACCAGATTGACGTCATCACAGAGGAGTGAGAGTTCATCAGTATATAAATTTAGTGTATATGTAGTGTTATGTTTAGACTAAATAGAGACTTAATTTGTGTTTACATTTATAGATTTTATTAAACATAACAAGCAAGCAATGAAAAATGAAcagaataatttttcttaaacatcTCAAGGCAAATCAAAGGGGCTCCAATTACCTATTAACAAGTCTGCATCATGAACTTCAGGTCCAAGAACTGGTTGCGTGGCTTCAAATGTCATCATCTCAGAATTTGACCACAtcatatgatgatgatgatgatgatcatgTGAGGCTTCCACTTCACCCGGTAATGGTGGCAGCTCAAAATTCACAGCACCACCATGACTACTACACTGCTCAATCCCTTGTTTTTGAATAGTCTGCATAGTGTTGAACTCACCATAGCATATTTGGCCACAATTATTAGCCTCAGCAGAATGTGTGGATGGTTGTTCTGGAAGATTCAAACACCCAGTAACATCTGTGTTTGATAGCCTTGAATTATTCTCAAGAGAAGGATCAAAAGCTGTTGGAACTTGATCTGGGTTACTCCTGCTCTCAATCCCAGATTCAGAGCTGGGTTTTTGGTTGAGGAAATTTGCATAAACCAGTGCAAGATCAATATTTGGACCATCACTGAGCACTGAGGAGGAACCAGAAGCTGCAGAAGTTCTTATTCTGGGATCATAAGAATGCTCAACagggttgttgttgttgttattatgaTCTGTGGCATTGGCAGAAGGTGGTGGTGATGATGAAGTTTTGAAAGTGAAACCATCAATGGATTGTCTCAACAAATTCTTGTTACCTCTTCTGTTCTTCCTGCAGCCACCACCAACAGGAACATTCCGCAGAGACCCTCCTTTGGTCCAGTATCTTCTGCAACCTTTGCAAAAGTACCTCGGTTGAGTTAAGCTGTAGTTATTGTAGTAGCAGAACTTGGTGTTGGAAGAACCACACCTTGGACAATTTGGTGATATCTCAACCTCACCCTTCAATCCACTCTCCATCGTCACAAAAACCTTGATGTTACTACTAAGGTTGTACTGTGGTCGcagacacataaaaaaaaaccttgATATTACTGtcaaaatcacaacaaaaaaccTTGGTATTACTACTAAAGTTGTACTATGGTCGCAGACACATAAAAAAAACCCTTCATATTAGTCAAAATCATAATTGCAGACTTTTTCTGAAACCTTGTTTCATAcaaaaacatgtatatatagaAATTCAAGAGAAGGTGGTGATGGTAATTTGGTACAGAGAAGAGTTATATGAGGTTCTCAGTGAGGCTTGAACTCCCAAAGCACATTGAGAGTTGGGGTGAAGTTTGTTTTGATGCACATGATATGATGGATATTATGATCTTGGGAATGTGTATGCACCATGCATTCACATGAGGATGCATGGGGTAGGTAGGCCTGGTGGTGTAGCACAATCCCGTAGGATAGTAAAAAGTGTCGGTGGTGAGTACACGTGGCATGATGGGAGTGGTGGTGATGAGGGTGAGTGGGGAAGCAAAGGCATCGATAGCATGATTTCAGGTTTCTTTCGACAGCAGACAGAAACACATTTCCACAAAAGGGTAAGCATCCCAACCACTCACACTCGTTCAAAGCAGAAAGtagaaggaaaatgatatttgaattattaaatttttgtaattttttttttataatatgagatgttaagtgattttaaaatattaaaagtaaaaaaataaaaaaataaaaaatcacttaaaaaatgatacgtaagattataaaataaacttg is a window from the Vigna unguiculata cultivar IT97K-499-35 chromosome 7, ASM411807v1, whole genome shotgun sequence genome containing:
- the LOC114189801 gene encoding E3 ubiquitin-protein ligase PUB23-like: MDEIDVPPFFLCPISLELMKDPVTVSTGITYDRHSIEKWLFASNNDTCPVTKQPLLPDLTPNHTLRRLIQAWCTVNASHGIQRIPTPKPPVDKTIIQNLLKDASGSPNLQLQCLRTLKSIASESQTNKRSIESAGAVKFLASVITNTVNSCLDDDVELELKASVADEALSLLHNLHLSQPGLKTLLSHPEFVNSLTKVMQRGIYESRAYAVFLLKSLSEVAEPVQLNNLKPELFVELVQVLKDQISQKGSKATLQTLIQVCPWGRNRVKAVEAGAVPVIVELLLEYRERKPCEMMLVVLEILCQSADGRAELLAHAAGVAIVAKKILRVSTMANDRAAKILLAVCRFSATPGVLQDMVQLGVVAKLCLVLQVDSGNKAKEKAREILKLHAKAWKNSPCIPGHLLASYPTSA
- the LOC114189471 gene encoding dof zinc finger protein DOF3.5-like, with the translated sequence MCLRPQYNLSSNIKVFVTMESGLKGEVEISPNCPRCGSSNTKFCYYNNYSLTQPRYFCKGCRRYWTKGGSLRNVPVGGGCRKNRRGNKNLLRQSIDGFTFKTSSSPPPSANATDHNNNNNNPVEHSYDPRIRTSAASGSSSVLSDGPNIDLALVYANFLNQKPSSESGIESRSNPDQVPTAFDPSLENNSRLSNTDVTGCLNLPEQPSTHSAEANNCGQICYGEFNTMQTIQKQGIEQCSSHGGAVNFELPPLPGEVEASHDHHHHHHMMWSNSEMMTFEATQPVLGPEVHDADLLIGNWSPFDLP